The Gemmatimonadota bacterium sequence CTGGACACCCTGTTCGCGCCGCTGCTGAAGGTGGTACCGGCATGATTCGAATCGAGAAGCTGCACAAGACGTTGGGCGGGCAAGCCGTGCTGCGAGGCGTCGACCTGACGGTTCAGGCGGGAGAGATCCTGGCGCTGGTAGGCGGATCCGGCGCGGGCAAGAGTGTGCTGCTCAAGCACATCATCGGCCTGATCACGCCGGACAGGGGCGAAGTCTATGTGGACGGCCGCCCGGTAGGCCGGGCCAGCTACGCCGAGCTGGCCGAGCTGCGCCGGCGCATGGGCTACGTCTTCCAGGATGGGGCGCTGCTGGACTCGCTCACCATTCGCGAGAACTTGCGGCTGGCGCTGGACGACGACGCGTGCGCGAGCGACACCGCTTACTGCCCCCGCCGTATTGTCGAGACCCTGGCCACGGTGAACCTGGACGAGACCGTGTTGGACAAGCGGCCCAACCAGATCTCGGGCGGGATGCGCAAGCGAGTGGGGGTAGCGCGCGCGCTCATCAACGGTGCGGACATCATCCTGTACGACGAGCCGACCACCGGGCTGGACCCGCAGAATGTGGCGCAGGTGAACGAGGTGATCCTCAAGGCACGGCAGCAGTTGGGCGCCACCAGCATTGCGGTGACCCACGACCTGGCCGCCGTGGGCGCCGTTGCCGACCGGGTGGCCCTGCTGGCGGGCGGGTGCATCCGCTTCCAGGGGACGCCCCGCGCCTTCTTCGACTCCCGCAATCCCTACGTGCTGGCGTTCCTGGGTCAGGGCGCCGGCGTGCTGGCGGAGGTCGCCTGATGGCCAGTTACGACCGGGGCCGCGACGCGGCGCGGGTGGGCGGCCTGATGGCCCTCGCCGTCGTAGTCTTCAGTGCGCTGTTCCTCTGGCTCACGGACCGGGGCTTCGCCCGCCACCGCGCCGACCTCTACGTCCGGCTCCCCAGCGCGGAGCGGCTCAAGAAGGGCGACCCGGTGCTCTTGCGGGGTGTGCCCGTAGGCGACGTGCGCGGCCTGGCCTTCGCGCCAGACGGCGGCGTCGTCGTGCGCACCCGGCTCAAGCGCCGCCTGACCCTCGGCAACGACGCCACAGCCTCGCTCGTGGCGGTGGACGTGTTCGGCGCACAGTCCGTGGTGCTGCGCGAGGGGTCGCCGGCGGCTCACCAGGTCCAGGATGGGGACACCCTGCCGGGCGCGGCAACGCCCTCCCTGGCCGCCCGGGCCGAGGCCCTGGGCGCCGGCGCGGAGCGGCTGCTGGGCGATACTACCGTGACCCTGGTGCACGGCTCGCTGGCCGGCGTGGCCCGGGCCGCCCTCGAGCTGCACGACCTCCTGGCCGGTGCCAACACGCTGCTCGGCACGCAGAGCGCCAGCCTGGCCGCGGCCACGGCCAACCTGGCGCAGCTCAGCCGGAACCTCGAGGGCGCTACCCACGGCCCGGAGCTGGCCGCCACCGTTGCCAACCTCCAGGCCACGACCGCCAACCTGGCCGCCATGACCGCCAACCTCGAAACGGCGTCCGCGACGTTCGGCCGCGTGCTGGCCAGGCTCGAGACCGGCCAGGGCACAGCCGGCCGGCTGCTCCACGACCCGGCGCTCTACGAGCGCGCCTTTGCCGCCACCAGCAGCCTGGACGCGCTGCTCCGCGACGTGCGCGAGAACCCCAAACGCTACATCAACGTATCGGTCTTCTGAGCAAGCGCCGTTGGGCTCGTCGGCCCGAGCCCGCACGCCACCGCAAGGGGGACGCCCCGCCTGGCGCGCCCGCTGCGTCCCTGCAGCCCCGGCGGACCTGGGGCCAAGCGGCATAACATTCCGCTGCCGCGCAGGGCCGGCCACGGTGGCCCCGCAGCACGCACCCCCCACTCAGGCTACGGCTGGCTCCCAGGCAAAGGCCTCGAACTGCTCGTCCAGCGGCGTCCTGGCAATGTGGTTCGTGTAGTTGCTGAGCGTCTTCATGGCCACGCCCACCAGCACCTCCAGCACCTGGTCCCTGCGGTAGCCCGCGTCTAGGAACGCCTGCAGCTCCGCTGCCTCCACGCGCCCGCGCTTCCCCACCACACCAGCGGTGAACCGCCGGAGCGCTTCCAGCTTGGGATCGCCCAGCGGCCGGTGCTCGCGCACGGCCTCCACCTGGTCAGCCGCCAGGCCCGCCATCTTGAGGCCCGCCGAGTGCGCCGCCACGCAGTAATCGCAGCCATTGGCCACGCTGGCCGACGCCAGCACGAGCTGCCGCTCGACCGGCGTGAAAGCGGTTTGCTCCACGAGCTGCGCCAGCAGCGCGTAGGCCTTAACGGCCGCCGGCGCCGCGGCCAGCTCGCCGATCAGGTTGGGCAGAAACCCAAACTTCTGCTGGATCGACCGCATGGTCTCCCTGGACCCCGCCGGCGCTGTCTCAATGGTGTGGATCCTGAACTCGCCCATCTCACCTCCCCAGTTTCTTCGAGTAAAGGCTGCACTTCCGGATTCGGAAGATCGTTGCGAAACTGCATGAACAAAGCGGCCGGCGGGCCGAAGGGTTCCCCAGAGGCCGGTGCGTCAATCTGACCCGCTTCCACTTCCATGTGGTCGTCATCGGAACCAGAAATTCCCGCTGGCCGAGACGTTGCTGCGGACAAACCGCACGACTCCGTCTCTTTCCCAGCGCGCCCGCGTGACGAGACCGTAGCGGGCGTCGCACCGGCGGTCGCGCGGCGCCTAACGCGCGTCCGCGGCTCTCGCGAGGCGCAGCGCCTGCACCTCAGGCGCGCAGCGGCTCGAGCATCCGGCGTCGGCGTGGAGGGGCGGCCGCCGGCGCCGCGGCACGTCGCGCAACTGGGGCGTGTACGCGCCGCGGCGTTCAACCGGCGACGCGCGGGCTCAGCGTGCGGCCGGAACCGGCGCACAGCGATAGCGGAAACGGCTTTCGCGCCGGCCCGACACGTCCCGAGCGTCCCGCCGCGCCATGGTGTGGGCCGGTCCGCCGGATTAGCTTGCGTCAAGCCTTGATCCGCGCCCGGGAGGATTCGATGTCCACGCGCGAGCCTGTCCGACGGATGACGCTCGAGGAATTCCGCCGGCTGCCCAAAGAGGACGGCTATCGTTCAGAGCTGGTCCGGGGGCGTGTAGTCCGGTCGCCCGGGCCCGGCGGCCGGCACGGGGAGGTCGAGGCCAACGTCGTCTACCTGCTGAAGGAGTTGGTCCGGCGCACCGGGGCCGGCAAGGTGCTCTCGGGCGGAGCGAGTTACGTGCTTGAGCGTAGGCCCGACACCGTGCGCGGCCCGGACGTCTCTTTCCTCTCTCGGGAGCGCGTGCCTGCGGCCGGTCTGCCGGAGAGCTGGCCCGACCACGCACCCGACTTGGCCGTTGAGATCCTCTCTCCCTCGAACCGGCCCGGTGAGATACGGGAGCGGCTGACGGACTTCTTCCGCGCCGGCTGCCGCGAGGCCTGGCTCCTCAGCCCGCGCCGCCGGACGGTCGCGGTGCACCGCTCGCTCGATGATGTCCGGGTCCTGAGCGCGGACGCGGAGCTGACCTCCGCTCTGCTGCCCGGCTTCCGCTGCCGGGTCTGGGAGTTCTTCGAGTAGCCGCTGGAGCCACAGCCATTCCACGCGCGGGCGGCTCTC is a genomic window containing:
- a CDS encoding Uma2 family endonuclease, which encodes MSTREPVRRMTLEEFRRLPKEDGYRSELVRGRVVRSPGPGGRHGEVEANVVYLLKELVRRTGAGKVLSGGASYVLERRPDTVRGPDVSFLSRERVPAAGLPESWPDHAPDLAVEILSPSNRPGEIRERLTDFFRAGCREAWLLSPRRRTVAVHRSLDDVRVLSADAELTSALLPGFRCRVWEFFE
- a CDS encoding MCE family protein, translating into MASYDRGRDAARVGGLMALAVVVFSALFLWLTDRGFARHRADLYVRLPSAERLKKGDPVLLRGVPVGDVRGLAFAPDGGVVVRTRLKRRLTLGNDATASLVAVDVFGAQSVVLREGSPAAHQVQDGDTLPGAATPSLAARAEALGAGAERLLGDTTVTLVHGSLAGVARAALELHDLLAGANTLLGTQSASLAAATANLAQLSRNLEGATHGPELAATVANLQATTANLAAMTANLETASATFGRVLARLETGQGTAGRLLHDPALYERAFAATSSLDALLRDVRENPKRYINVSVF
- a CDS encoding carboxymuconolactone decarboxylase family protein; the protein is MGEFRIHTIETAPAGSRETMRSIQQKFGFLPNLIGELAAAPAAVKAYALLAQLVEQTAFTPVERQLVLASASVANGCDYCVAAHSAGLKMAGLAADQVEAVREHRPLGDPKLEALRRFTAGVVGKRGRVEAAELQAFLDAGYRRDQVLEVLVGVAMKTLSNYTNHIARTPLDEQFEAFAWEPAVA
- a CDS encoding ATP-binding cassette domain-containing protein — its product is MIRIEKLHKTLGGQAVLRGVDLTVQAGEILALVGGSGAGKSVLLKHIIGLITPDRGEVYVDGRPVGRASYAELAELRRRMGYVFQDGALLDSLTIRENLRLALDDDACASDTAYCPRRIVETLATVNLDETVLDKRPNQISGGMRKRVGVARALINGADIILYDEPTTGLDPQNVAQVNEVILKARQQLGATSIAVTHDLAAVGAVADRVALLAGGCIRFQGTPRAFFDSRNPYVLAFLGQGAGVLAEVA